A window of Hevea brasiliensis isolate MT/VB/25A 57/8 chromosome 14, ASM3005281v1, whole genome shotgun sequence contains these coding sequences:
- the LOC110636567 gene encoding zinc finger CCCH domain-containing protein 48-like isoform X2: MGAEAVHRRLGGGAAHSNIVCRFWMRGKCNRNPCRFMHRESLPPNVYRRTSKESNVLLEGQSMRRSSYGLGNSMAGSEAKTVQKSSNHDDKHLPRKRPNPSNSLASATGGGVSEYKSIEESSISCTSTDSGNMEEIGASSKCSDASEDKTVNKSSNKACDYWMSGSCIKGDGCQFLHSWFRGDWFSLLANLKGHTQAVCGVALPSGSDKLYSGSSDGTVHVWDCHTGQSTRVINLGDEIGSLISEGPWIFVGLPNVVKAWNIETAADYNLNGPVGQVYAMTVSSDTLFAGAQDGSILAWKGSTENPNPFEHATSLKGHTGAVICLTIGRDWLYSGSMDSTIRAWELDTLQCIHTLNGHVDAVMSLICWDEYLLSCSLDRTIKVWASTKEGNIEVIYTHEKEHGAIALFGMHDVEDKPVLFCSCNDNSIYLYDLPSFNERGRIFSKGEVKTIETGPGGLFFTGDGTGLLNVWKLAESHGRVLQVA, translated from the exons ATGGGAGCTGAGGCCGTTCATAGACGACTTGGAGGAGGAGCTGCGCATAGCAACATTGTTTGTCGCTTCTGGATGCGGGGAAAGTGTAATAGAAACCCGTGTAGGTTCATGCACAGAGAATCACTACCTCCTAATGTTTACCGCAGAACCTCTAAGGAATCCAATGTTTTACTGGAGGGACAGTCGATGAGGAGGTCTAGCTACGGCCTAGGCAATTCAATGGCAGGATCTGAAGCTAAAACTGTTCAGAAGAGTTCCAATCATGATGATAAGCATCTGCCTAGGAAGCGCCCCAATCCTAGTAATTCTTTGGCTTCAGCTACTGGAGGTGGTGTgtctgaatataaaagtattgaggAGAGCTCCATTTCCTGCACCAGCACAGATTCGGGAAATATGGAGGAGATAGGAGCGTCCAGCAAGTGCTCTGATGCTTCTGAAGATAAAACCGTTAACAAGAGCTCAAATAAGGCGTGTGATTACTGGATGTCAGGCAGTTGTATTAAAGGTGATGGGTGCCAGTTCTTGCATTCATGGTTTCGTGGGGATTGGTTTTCACTGCTGGCAAACCTCAAGGGACACACTCAG GCTGTCTGTGGGGTGGCACTTCCTTCAGGATCTGATAAGCTTTATTCAGGAAGCAGTGATGGAACAGTACATGTTTGGGATTGTCATACTGGTCAGTCCACAAGGGTGATAAATCTTGGTGATGAAATTGGGTCTTTAATCAGTGAAGGCCCATGGATATTTGTAGGCTTGCCAAATGTTGTTAAG GCGTGGAACATCGAGACAGCTGCTGACTATAATCTTAATGGACCAGTTGGGCAAGTTTATGCTATGACTGTTTCTTCTGATACGCTTTTTGCGGGGGCACAG GATGGTTCCATTTTGGCATGGAAAGGGAGTACAGAAAACCCAAATCCTTTTGAACATGCCACATCTTTGAAAGGCCATACTGGTGCTGTGATATGCTTAACTATTGGAAGGGATTGGCTTTACTCTGGTTCCATGGACAGTACAATAAGG GCGTGGGAACTCGATACTTTACAGTGTATTCACACGCTGAATGGTCATGTCGATGCTGTGATGTCCCTTATATGCTGGGATGAGTATTTGTTGTCTTGTTCATTAGACCGGACAATAAAAGTCTGGGCCTCTACAAAAGAGGGCAACATAGAGGTGATCTATACACATGAGAAGGAGCAT GGTGCTATTGCTTTGTTCGGGATGCATGATGTAGAAGACAAACCGGTTTTATTTTGCTCTTGCAACGACAACTCTATTTACCTATATGATCTACCATC ATTCAACGAGAGGGGCAGGATTTTTTCGAAGGGAGAAGTAAAAACGATCGAGACAGGTCCTGGTGGTCTTTTTTTCACTGGTGATGGAACAGGATTGCTTAATGTTTGGAAGTTGGCTGAATCACATGGAAGAGTTCTACAAGTAGCATAG
- the LOC110636567 gene encoding zinc finger CCCH domain-containing protein 63-like isoform X3: MVQLVHSAIVFCPFSMGAEAVHRRLGGGAAHSNIVCRFWMRGKCNRNPCRFMHRESLPPNVYRRTSKESNVLLEGQSMRRSSYGLGNSMAGSEAKTVQKSSNHDDKHLPRKRPNPSNSLASATGGGVSEYKSIEESSISCTSTDSGNMEEIGASSKCSDASEDKTVNKSSNKACDYWMSGSCIKGDGCQFLHSWFRGDWFSLLANLKGHTQAVCGVALPSGSDKLYSGSSDGTVHVWDCHTGQSTRVINLGDEIGSLISEGPWIFVGLPNVVKAWNIETAADYNLNGPVGQVYAMTVSSDTLFAGAQDGSILAWKGSTENPNPFEHATSLKGHTGAVICLTIGRDWLYSGSMDSTIRGAIALFGMHDVEDKPVLFCSCNDNSIYLYDLPSFNERGRIFSKGEVKTIETGPGGLFFTGDGTGLLNVWKLAESHGRVLQVA, translated from the exons ATGGTTCAACTTGTTCATTCTGCTATCGTGTTTTGTCCTTTTAGCATGGGAGCTGAGGCCGTTCATAGACGACTTGGAGGAGGAGCTGCGCATAGCAACATTGTTTGTCGCTTCTGGATGCGGGGAAAGTGTAATAGAAACCCGTGTAGGTTCATGCACAGAGAATCACTACCTCCTAATGTTTACCGCAGAACCTCTAAGGAATCCAATGTTTTACTGGAGGGACAGTCGATGAGGAGGTCTAGCTACGGCCTAGGCAATTCAATGGCAGGATCTGAAGCTAAAACTGTTCAGAAGAGTTCCAATCATGATGATAAGCATCTGCCTAGGAAGCGCCCCAATCCTAGTAATTCTTTGGCTTCAGCTACTGGAGGTGGTGTgtctgaatataaaagtattgaggAGAGCTCCATTTCCTGCACCAGCACAGATTCGGGAAATATGGAGGAGATAGGAGCGTCCAGCAAGTGCTCTGATGCTTCTGAAGATAAAACCGTTAACAAGAGCTCAAATAAGGCGTGTGATTACTGGATGTCAGGCAGTTGTATTAAAGGTGATGGGTGCCAGTTCTTGCATTCATGGTTTCGTGGGGATTGGTTTTCACTGCTGGCAAACCTCAAGGGACACACTCAG GCTGTCTGTGGGGTGGCACTTCCTTCAGGATCTGATAAGCTTTATTCAGGAAGCAGTGATGGAACAGTACATGTTTGGGATTGTCATACTGGTCAGTCCACAAGGGTGATAAATCTTGGTGATGAAATTGGGTCTTTAATCAGTGAAGGCCCATGGATATTTGTAGGCTTGCCAAATGTTGTTAAG GCGTGGAACATCGAGACAGCTGCTGACTATAATCTTAATGGACCAGTTGGGCAAGTTTATGCTATGACTGTTTCTTCTGATACGCTTTTTGCGGGGGCACAG GATGGTTCCATTTTGGCATGGAAAGGGAGTACAGAAAACCCAAATCCTTTTGAACATGCCACATCTTTGAAAGGCCATACTGGTGCTGTGATATGCTTAACTATTGGAAGGGATTGGCTTTACTCTGGTTCCATGGACAGTACAATAAGG GGTGCTATTGCTTTGTTCGGGATGCATGATGTAGAAGACAAACCGGTTTTATTTTGCTCTTGCAACGACAACTCTATTTACCTATATGATCTACCATC ATTCAACGAGAGGGGCAGGATTTTTTCGAAGGGAGAAGTAAAAACGATCGAGACAGGTCCTGGTGGTCTTTTTTTCACTGGTGATGGAACAGGATTGCTTAATGTTTGGAAGTTGGCTGAATCACATGGAAGAGTTCTACAAGTAGCATAG
- the LOC110636567 gene encoding zinc finger CCCH domain-containing protein 48-like isoform X1, with protein MVQLVHSAIVFCPFSMGAEAVHRRLGGGAAHSNIVCRFWMRGKCNRNPCRFMHRESLPPNVYRRTSKESNVLLEGQSMRRSSYGLGNSMAGSEAKTVQKSSNHDDKHLPRKRPNPSNSLASATGGGVSEYKSIEESSISCTSTDSGNMEEIGASSKCSDASEDKTVNKSSNKACDYWMSGSCIKGDGCQFLHSWFRGDWFSLLANLKGHTQAVCGVALPSGSDKLYSGSSDGTVHVWDCHTGQSTRVINLGDEIGSLISEGPWIFVGLPNVVKAWNIETAADYNLNGPVGQVYAMTVSSDTLFAGAQDGSILAWKGSTENPNPFEHATSLKGHTGAVICLTIGRDWLYSGSMDSTIRAWELDTLQCIHTLNGHVDAVMSLICWDEYLLSCSLDRTIKVWASTKEGNIEVIYTHEKEHGAIALFGMHDVEDKPVLFCSCNDNSIYLYDLPSFNERGRIFSKGEVKTIETGPGGLFFTGDGTGLLNVWKLAESHGRVLQVA; from the exons ATGGTTCAACTTGTTCATTCTGCTATCGTGTTTTGTCCTTTTAGCATGGGAGCTGAGGCCGTTCATAGACGACTTGGAGGAGGAGCTGCGCATAGCAACATTGTTTGTCGCTTCTGGATGCGGGGAAAGTGTAATAGAAACCCGTGTAGGTTCATGCACAGAGAATCACTACCTCCTAATGTTTACCGCAGAACCTCTAAGGAATCCAATGTTTTACTGGAGGGACAGTCGATGAGGAGGTCTAGCTACGGCCTAGGCAATTCAATGGCAGGATCTGAAGCTAAAACTGTTCAGAAGAGTTCCAATCATGATGATAAGCATCTGCCTAGGAAGCGCCCCAATCCTAGTAATTCTTTGGCTTCAGCTACTGGAGGTGGTGTgtctgaatataaaagtattgaggAGAGCTCCATTTCCTGCACCAGCACAGATTCGGGAAATATGGAGGAGATAGGAGCGTCCAGCAAGTGCTCTGATGCTTCTGAAGATAAAACCGTTAACAAGAGCTCAAATAAGGCGTGTGATTACTGGATGTCAGGCAGTTGTATTAAAGGTGATGGGTGCCAGTTCTTGCATTCATGGTTTCGTGGGGATTGGTTTTCACTGCTGGCAAACCTCAAGGGACACACTCAG GCTGTCTGTGGGGTGGCACTTCCTTCAGGATCTGATAAGCTTTATTCAGGAAGCAGTGATGGAACAGTACATGTTTGGGATTGTCATACTGGTCAGTCCACAAGGGTGATAAATCTTGGTGATGAAATTGGGTCTTTAATCAGTGAAGGCCCATGGATATTTGTAGGCTTGCCAAATGTTGTTAAG GCGTGGAACATCGAGACAGCTGCTGACTATAATCTTAATGGACCAGTTGGGCAAGTTTATGCTATGACTGTTTCTTCTGATACGCTTTTTGCGGGGGCACAG GATGGTTCCATTTTGGCATGGAAAGGGAGTACAGAAAACCCAAATCCTTTTGAACATGCCACATCTTTGAAAGGCCATACTGGTGCTGTGATATGCTTAACTATTGGAAGGGATTGGCTTTACTCTGGTTCCATGGACAGTACAATAAGG GCGTGGGAACTCGATACTTTACAGTGTATTCACACGCTGAATGGTCATGTCGATGCTGTGATGTCCCTTATATGCTGGGATGAGTATTTGTTGTCTTGTTCATTAGACCGGACAATAAAAGTCTGGGCCTCTACAAAAGAGGGCAACATAGAGGTGATCTATACACATGAGAAGGAGCAT GGTGCTATTGCTTTGTTCGGGATGCATGATGTAGAAGACAAACCGGTTTTATTTTGCTCTTGCAACGACAACTCTATTTACCTATATGATCTACCATC ATTCAACGAGAGGGGCAGGATTTTTTCGAAGGGAGAAGTAAAAACGATCGAGACAGGTCCTGGTGGTCTTTTTTTCACTGGTGATGGAACAGGATTGCTTAATGTTTGGAAGTTGGCTGAATCACATGGAAGAGTTCTACAAGTAGCATAG